The Buchnera aphidicola (Meitanaphis elongallis) sequence AAATTAGAGGATTTCCATTAGCAAGTTTATACTATTTTGGTCGTCCCATAAATGAATTAAATCTTGATCAATGTGCACTATTAGTAGGTATGATGAAGGGGGCATCTTTTTATAATCCTTGGAACAATCCTAAAATGGCATTAAATAGGCGTAATATAGTGTTACATATGTTATTGCAGCAAAATGTTATTAATAGTAATTTATATAATGCTCTTATAGTAAAATCCTTAAAAGTTAAATCTCGAGGCGATATTATTTCGTCTCAAACTGCATTTTTGCAAATTGTTAAACAAGAATTGAAAGAAAAGTTAGGCGATAAAATTAAGAATTTATCAGGAATAAAAATTTTTACTACATTAGACCCAACGTCTCAAACATCTGCAGAGCACGCAATAGAACATGTTATACCTTTGTTAAAAAAGGAAAAGGATCTCGAAGATTTAGAAACAGCTATGGTGATTATTGATAGAATTAATGGGGAAATTCAAGGTGTCTTAGGTAGTTCTAATCCGAAAATTTTAGGATATAATCGCGCTATTCAAGCTCGTCGCTCAATTGGTTCATTGTCTAAACCTATAACGTATTTGACTGCTTTATCTCAGCCAGAAAAGTTCAATTTAAGTACTTGGATTTCAGATCAACCTATTGCTATAAAATTGAAGAATGGAAAATTATGGAAACCTCAAAATAACAATTTTAAGTTTTCTAAAAAAGTTATGTTGATTGATGCTTTGATTAACTCTATTAATATTCCTACAGTTCATTTAGGTATGCGATTAGGATTAGGGCAATTAGTCAAAACTTGGATAAAGTTAGGATTAAGTTGTGAACAAATACTTGCGATTCCTGCTATGTCTTTAGGTTCAATTAATTTAACCCCTATGGAAGTAGCTAAGGTATTTCAAGTTATAGCTAGTGGAGGTAATAGATCTCGTTTATTTGCTATTCAATCAATAATGTCTAATGAAGGCGTTACGATATATAGTCGTATTTCTCAATCTGAAAGAGTAACATCGGTACAAGCTACATATTTAATATTGTATGCTATGCAATCAGTTGTTAAGTATGGTACTGCAAAGCAGTTGGGAATGTCATTTAAAGATGTTTCTATAGCAGGTAAAACAGGAACAACAAATGATTTAGTTGATAGTTGGTTTGTTGGAATTGATGGAAAACAAGTAGTAATAGTTTGGATTGGAAGAGATAATAATAAATCTTCAAGATTCTATGGATCTTCTGGAGCTATGAAAGTTTATAATTATTATTTAAAACTTCATAAACCTCAATCTTTGATTTTAACTCCTCCCGAAAATGTTAATATGTTAAACATTAGTTTTGAAGGAGATATAGTGTGTAATACAAGTTCTGATAATAGATTTTATCGTCGTTTGCCAATATGGAATAAAACTGGAGTAATTCTTTGCAATTAGATATTTATCTGAAATAATTTTTAATAATTTTTTAGTAGGATAATGTTTAGCTAATTGTAATTAATTTTATGTATTTAATAGTTTTTAGTAGAAATAAGGTAAATTTTGAGTAGTGTTTTAAAAAATTAAAACAATGGGTATTTTCATTACAATAATTACATAGCAATTTATTTTAATTTTTTGTTTTAAGAAAGTAACAACATTTTTAGTTTTAAATTTGAGTATATATTGTTTATAAACAAATATTGTGCATATGAATATGTAATGTCTAACTTTTATTTATGATTATATATATAATATTTTTATAATTTTGTTTAAAATTGTTCAGAAATTTTATATAGAATTATTTATAACATATTTTATATTAGTTTTTCTATTTTAAATAATATATTAATGAGTCAAAATTACTTAATGACATATAGAAAATAGAGATAATTTCTACTTTTTGTGTGTTAAATGCTATTTATGTAATTTTTAATGAGCTTTTTATACAAAAGCATAACGTTTTAATATTCTATTTAAATATGAGTATAAATGAATATGATAATCAAATTTTTTAGTAAATTGTTTAGTAATCGCAATGATCGGATATTAGAACAAGTAAAAAAAATCACGGAAGAAATTAATGATTTAGAAAGTAAATTTACAAAATTTTCAGATAAACAATTAAGAAATCAAACCGATGTTTTTAGATCTCGTCTAAAAGAGGGTTATAAATTAAATGATTTATTATCAGAATCGTTTGCTGTAGTCAGAGAAGCTAGTAAACGAGTGTTTGGAATGCGTCATTTTGATGTTCAATTATTAGGTGGAGTGGTATTGCATCATAGATGTATTGCAGAAATGAGAACAGGTGAAGGTAAAACTTTGACAGCAACTTTACCAGTATATTTGAATGCTTTAGCAGGAAAGGGCGTTCATGTTGTGACTATGAATGATTATCTTGCTCAAAGAGATGCAAAAAATAATCAAATTTTATTTAATTTTCTTGGTTTAACTGTTGGCGTTAACATTTCAGGTATGTCTCACGAACTAAAAAAAAGAGCTTATTTTTCCGATATAACATATGGTACTAATAATGAATATGGATTTGATTATTTAAGAGATAATATGATCTATTCAAAGAAAGATAGAGTACAAAGAGGTTTAAATTTTGCATTAGTAGATGAAGTTGATTCTATTTTAATAGATGAAGCACGTACACCGCTGATTATTTCTAGAGATTCAGAAGACAATTCAGAATTATATTTTAAAATTAATAAAATTGTACCAAAATTAATATTTCAGAAACAAGAAGATTCAGATACATTTTCTGGAATAGGACATTTTTCTGTTGATGAAAAACAACGTCAAATTAGTTTAACTGAAAGAGGTTTAATAGAAGCTGAAAAATGGTTAGTTCAAGAGAATTTAATAAAGAGTTCAGAACTATTATATTCGTCTAAACATATTATGTTAATGCATCATATTATAGCAGCTTTACGGGCTCATAACTTATTTTTTAAAAATATAGATTATATTGTTAAAAATGAACGTGTAATTATTGTTGATGAACATACTGGAAGAACTATGCAAGGAAAGAGATGGTCAGATGGTTTACATCAAGCAATAGAGGCTAAAGAAAAAGTAAAAATAAGGAGTGAAAGTCAAACATTAGCATCGATTACTTTTCAGAATTATTTTCGATTATATAATAAATTATCAGGAATGACTGGTACTGCGGTAACGGAAGCAGCTGAGTTTAGTTCCATTTATGATTTAGATACAGTTATTATACCAACTAATTGTCCTATGGTGCGAAATGACATGCCTGATTTAGTATATATGACTGAATTAGAAAAAATAGATGCAATTATTAAAGATATCGAAAAATGTATGAAACGGAATCAGCCTGTATTAGTTGGAACAACATCTATCGAAAAATCTGAATTAATTTCTAAACGTTTAATTAAATTAGGTATTAAACATAATGTTTTAAATGCAAATTTTCATTCTAGAGAAGCTGACATTATTGCTCAAGCTGGAAAATTGCAAGCAGTTACTATTGCGACTAATATGGCAGGGAGAGGAACTGATATAGTGTTAGGTGGAAGTCTAGAATTAGATTCAATAGAAAAAAGAACGTTTAATGATAAAAAAATAAGGTATCTTAAAAGAGAATGGAAAAAAGAACATGATCTTGTTTTAAAATCTGGTGGATTGCATATTATTGGGACAGAAAGACATGAGTCTAGAAGGATAGATAATCAATTAAGAGGTCGATCTGGTCGTCAGGGAGATGTTGGCTCTTCTCGATTTTATTTGTCTATGGAAGATTCTTTGCTTCGAATTTTTTCTTCTGATCGTATTGTTAAAATTATGAAAGTATTAGGTATAAAATATGGTGAAGCTATTACTCATTCTTTTGTAACTAAAGCAATTTCTAGTGCTCAAAAAAAAGTAGAAAGTCGAAATTTTGATATTCGAAAGCAATTATTAGAATATGATGATGTTGCAAATGAGCAACGTTGTATTATTTATCATCAAAGAAATTGTATTATTAATTCTAACAGTATTAGTAGTGTTATTAAAAAAATTTATGATGATGTATTTACTAATGTTATTAATAAATATGTAAAAAAAAATTTATTAAAGGAACAATGGAAAATATCTGAATTAGAATTGTGTTTATATAAGGATTTTAATTTAGTTTGTCCAATTGCAAAATGGTTGAATAACGATAGTACGTTGTATGAAGAAGAATTAACTAAAAAGATTTTACAATATGTTAATAGGAACTATGAAGAAAAGAAAAAAGTTATTGGATTAAATAATATAGGTAAATTGGAGAAATCGGTTATGATTGAAACGTTAGATGCATTTTGGAAAGAACATTTATCATTTTTAGAATGTTTACGTCAAGGAATTCATTTGAGAGGTTATGCACAAAAAGACCCTAAGCAAGAATATAAGAGAGAGTCTTTTATTACGTTTTCTGCTATGTTGGAATTGTTAAAGTACGAAGTAACTTCTACTTTATTTAAAACTCATTTTATAAATAAAGATACGATGTTTTGAATATGTATTTAAAAAATTGTTGTGATTAAATGTTAAATAATAAAAAAATCAAATTTTAAGCATATATTTTATAAAATTATGCAAAATTAAGTTATGTTACTTGATAATTTTATGGAATTTAAATTGCTGATTTAACATTAATTGATAATTTATATATGTCAAGTTACAATGTGTATTTTAATATGTTATGTATTAATTACATGTAGGAACATTTAACAAAAGTTGATGTATTTTAAATATTTTTATTTATATATAAAAATTTTTAGTTTTTAGGGATAGTTATAATACTGATGATTATAATGTTTCTTTGTATAATATATGGTTTTAAGTGATGTTTTAGTGCTTCATGTTTTGTTCAAAGGGTTTTGATATACTTATTACTTTCATAGTAAAAAGTATGTTGTTGTAGTCTATTAAATCGTGTTTTTGTTAACTTTAAGTAATGTTCGTTTAATCTTTTTATAGATGAGTTTACAACATCTATTGTATTAGTGTTATCTATAATATCATCCGCAATTAATAAGCGTTCTAATCGAGTGGCTTGAGTAGAAATAATTAATTTAGCTTGTATTGCATTAATTTTATCTCTTTTTATAGTTCTTTGAAGTTGTTGTTGTATGGGTATATCAACTAGTAATATTCGATTTACGTATCGATATAATTTCATTTCTATTAAAAGGGGAATTACACATAAGCACCATGGAGATGTTACTTGTTCTAGTTTTTTTTTCATTGTTTTGATTATTATGGGATGTAATAGTTTTTCCAACCAGAGCTTTTTTATTTTATGAGAAAATATATAATTTTTTAGAGTTTTTCGATTTATTGATCCGTTTGTTTTTAGAAATTGCATTCCAAATTTTTTTATAATTTTATTTATTATTGTTTGATCATATTTTAAAATGTTTCTTGTAATTGTATCGGTATCAACAACTTGTATGCCGATGTTTTTAAATAAATTTGATATGGTAGTTTTTCCGCTACCAATCCCTCCTGTAAGAGCTACAATGTAAGTCATAAGATATAAGTTTGAAGTTATGTGTTACAAGTTGATCTGAATTTTTTCAGATATGTCTTATTATGTAATAATAACATTTATTATAAACTGTTTTTTTGAAAAAAAACAATATTATTTTGTTTAAAATAGAGATTATTAATTTATGCGTATTGAAGAAGATATCAAGTTGGGATTTAAAGATGTTCTTATTCGTCCAAAGCGTTCTATATTAAAAAGTCGATTACAAGTTGATCTTACTCGTCATTTTGTTTTTAAAAATTCAGGAAAAACATGGAGTGGGATTCCTTTGATTGCTGCTAATATGGATACTGTAGGTACATTTTGTATGGTTAAAGTATTATCTTCATTTCATGTATTAACTGCGGTTCATAAGTATTATTCGTATACATGTTGGAGAAATTTTATTTATAGTGTTTCTGATACTGTGTTAAAGTATGTCATCGTTTCTACTGGTATGTCAGAAGAAGACTTTGAGAAGTTAAAAAAAATTTTATCCTTATCGTCTAAATTAAAATATATTTGTATTGACGTAGCTAATGGTTATACTGAGCAGTTTGTTTCTTTTGTGAAGAAGGTACGAGAACATTTTCCAGAGAAAATTATTTGTGCGGGTAATGTAGTTACTGGAGAAATGGTAGAAGAGTTGATTGTGTCTGGTGCTGACATAATAAAGGTAGGTATAGGTCCTGGATCTGTGTGTACTACTCGTATTAAAACTGCTATAGGGTATCCACAATTGTCTGCTGTTATTGAATGTTCAGATGCTGCTCATGGTTTAGGTGGGCAAATTATAAGTGACGGAGGATGCATTGTTTCAGGAGATATAGCAAAAGCTTTTGGAGGTGGGGCAGATTTTGTAATGTTAGGCGGAATGCTAGCGGGACATAATGAATGTGAAGGATTAGTTTTTGAGGAGGATAATAAAAAATATATGATTTTTTATGGTATGAGTTCCAAACCTGCTATGGATCGTCATATAGGAGGGGTAGCAGCATACAAAGCTTTAGAAGGTAAAGTAGTAAAATTATTGTTTCGTGGTTCAGTTGATAAAACGATATGTGATATTTTGGGAGGACTTCGTTCTGCGTGCACTTATGTAGGTGCTTCAAGCTTAAAAGAATTAACTAAACGTACAACATTTATAAAAGTTTCTGAACAAGAAAACAAAATATTTAATGATCAAGAGATATAAAGTTTTATTTTAATATGAGATTAAGGCAACGATGAGGTAATAATGTATATTGTAATAGTTGTTTTGAAGTAATATTTTTATGTCGTTATGAGTATTGTTTCACAATTTTGTGCGGTTTTTAAAGCAATAAGTATTTTGGATATAATGTTTATAAATAACGTGTCATTTATTTATATTTAATTTAAGAAAATATTTTGAATTATACGAATAATTTTAATGTTTTTGTTATTATTTAAAGCTATAAAGGTCATTGTCACTTTATGACATTTATATATGTTAAAGTTTAATTTTAATATGAGTTATATTTTATATTTTATATGTTCATCAATTATTAAATCCTAGAACATGTTTTTGAGTTTTATAACTTTGATTATTCTAAGATGTGTTAATTGCATTAATTAGTTAATTTTTTAATAGCTCTTATATTAATTAAATTATTAGTATGTTGAATTATTAAGATTTAATATTTTTTATTTCTTTTTAGAAAGCTTGTAAATAGGTACATTTAAATTGTATTTTTAAATAAAAAAATAAATTAATAGGTCATTTATTTACATAATTTATGAGGAACATTACATATGACAGATTTTTTGTTTAATGATATTGATCCCATTGAAACAAATGATTGGATAAAAGGAATTGAATCAGTTATTCGTGAAGAAGGTGTTGAACGAGCAAGTTTTATTGTTAACTCTATTATTAAAAGATTAGAGCGAGAAAATGTAAAAGTTATAAGTAGTAGAATAATTAGTGATTATGTTAATACTATATCTGTATCAAATGAACCGTTTTATCCAGGCAATTTATCTTTAGAGTATAAAATATGTTCTGCAATAAGGTGGAATGCAATAATGATTGTACTTCGTGCTTCTAGAAAAAATCTAGATTTAGGCGGTCATTTGTCTTCTTTTCAATCAGCAGCAATAATTTATGAGGTATGTTTTAATCATTTTTTTCGTGCTCGTAATGAAAAGGATAGTGGTGATTTAGTTTATTTTCAAGGACATATTTCTCCAGGAATTTATGCTCGTGCATTTGTTGAAGGGAGATTAAATCGAGAACAATTAGATAATTTTAGACAAGAAGTAAATGGAAATGGTCTTCCTTCTTATCCGCATCCAAAATGTATGCCTGATTTTTGGCAATTTCCTACAGTATCTATGGGATTAGGTCCGTTATGTGCGATTTATCAAGCAAAATTTTTAAAATATTTACAAAATAGAAATTTGAAAAATACGTCTAACCAAAAAGTATATGTTTTTTTGGGAGATGGAGAAATGGATGAACCAGAATCTAAAGGAGCTATTTCCATTGCTTTTCGTGAAAAGCTGGACAATTTAATTTTTATTGTTAATTGTAATTTGCAGAGATTAGATGGTCCAGTTATGGGAAATGGAAAAGTAATTAATGAATTGGAAAGTGTTTTTAAAGGATCAGGGTGGGAAGTTATTAAAGTAATATGGGGAAGTGAATGGGATAAATTATTAGACAGGGATACTACTGGACAGTTAGTAAAATTGATGAATGAGACCTTAGATGGTGATTATCAAACATTTAAATCTAAAGATGGAGCTTATGTAAGAAAGCATTTTTTTGGAAAATATAAAGAAACAATGGATTTAGTTAAGGATATGACCGACGAACAGATTTGGAAATTGAATAGGGGAGGGCATGATTTTAAAAAAGTGTATGCTGCTTTTGACAAAGCTAATAAAATTATAGAAAAACCAGTAATAATATTAATACATACGATAAAAGGATATGGACTTGGCAATATTGCAGAAGGTAAAAATATTGCTCATCAGTTAAAAAAGATTGATATACAAGGGATACGTCATATTCGAGATAGATTTTGTATTCCAGTTCAAGATAAAGATCTTGGTTCTTTACCTTATGTTTCTTTTGAATTTGATAGTAAAGAATATAAATACCTTCATGATAATAGGAAAAAATTAGGAGGATATTTGCCTTTTCGTCTCGCTCGTTTTACTAAAAGGCTTGAATTGCCAAAATTGAGTGATTTCAAAGTACTTTTAATGGAACAAACCAAAGAGATCTCTACTACAGTAGCTTTCGTACGTATATTAAACATTATTTTAAGAAATATTAGTATTAAAGAAAGAATAGTTCCTATTATTGCCGATGAAGCGCGTACATTTGGTATGGAAGGATTATTTCGAAAAATAGGAATTTATAATGTTCATGGTCAAAAGTATATTCCTCAAGATCAGGAGCAATTAGCATATTATAAAGAAGATCGAAAAGGTCAAATTTTGCAAGAGGGAATAAATGAATTGGGTGCTTTTGCTTCTTGGTTAGCGGCGGCTACTTCTTACAGTACTAATGATTTTCCTATGATTCCTTTTTATATTTATTATTCTATATTTGGATTTCAAAGAATAGGTGA is a genomic window containing:
- the mrcB gene encoding penicillin-binding protein 1B, with amino-acid sequence MRKINIKLNAVYLAMTFLILFILIIIYGFFLYIKITTFIDRRIWQFPTLVYSRIITLEPGNYYTKQDMISILKGMQYQHVSMLKQPGEFVVKKNSITLIRRSFDFPDGIEEKICAKLYFSSDKLIKIKNVFNNHNFSILRLDPQLITILHPPNGEQRLFLPRKYYPKMLIDVLLTVEDRYFYHHDGINVYSIFRAFLANISAGCTIQGGSTLTQQLVKNLFLTNTRSLWRKINEIYMALIMDWKYSKDRILELYLNEVYLGQDGGKQIRGFPLASLYYFGRPINELNLDQCALLVGMMKGASFYNPWNNPKMALNRRNIVLHMLLQQNVINSNLYNALIVKSLKVKSRGDIISSQTAFLQIVKQELKEKLGDKIKNLSGIKIFTTLDPTSQTSAEHAIEHVIPLLKKEKDLEDLETAMVIIDRINGEIQGVLGSSNPKILGYNRAIQARRSIGSLSKPITYLTALSQPEKFNLSTWISDQPIAIKLKNGKLWKPQNNNFKFSKKVMLIDALINSINIPTVHLGMRLGLGQLVKTWIKLGLSCEQILAIPAMSLGSINLTPMEVAKVFQVIASGGNRSRLFAIQSIMSNEGVTIYSRISQSERVTSVQATYLILYAMQSVVKYGTAKQLGMSFKDVSIAGKTGTTNDLVDSWFVGIDGKQVVIVWIGRDNNKSSRFYGSSGAMKVYNYYLKLHKPQSLILTPPENVNMLNISFEGDIVCNTSSDNRFYRRLPIWNKTGVILCN
- the aceE gene encoding pyruvate dehydrogenase (acetyl-transferring), homodimeric type, which encodes MTDFLFNDIDPIETNDWIKGIESVIREEGVERASFIVNSIIKRLERENVKVISSRIISDYVNTISVSNEPFYPGNLSLEYKICSAIRWNAIMIVLRASRKNLDLGGHLSSFQSAAIIYEVCFNHFFRARNEKDSGDLVYFQGHISPGIYARAFVEGRLNREQLDNFRQEVNGNGLPSYPHPKCMPDFWQFPTVSMGLGPLCAIYQAKFLKYLQNRNLKNTSNQKVYVFLGDGEMDEPESKGAISIAFREKLDNLIFIVNCNLQRLDGPVMGNGKVINELESVFKGSGWEVIKVIWGSEWDKLLDRDTTGQLVKLMNETLDGDYQTFKSKDGAYVRKHFFGKYKETMDLVKDMTDEQIWKLNRGGHDFKKVYAAFDKANKIIEKPVIILIHTIKGYGLGNIAEGKNIAHQLKKIDIQGIRHIRDRFCIPVQDKDLGSLPYVSFEFDSKEYKYLHDNRKKLGGYLPFRLARFTKRLELPKLSDFKVLLMEQTKEISTTVAFVRILNIILRNISIKERIVPIIADEARTFGMEGLFRKIGIYNVHGQKYIPQDQEQLAYYKEDRKGQILQEGINELGAFASWLAAATSYSTNDFPMIPFYIYYSIFGFQRIGDICWAAGDQQARGFLIGGTSGRTTLNGEGLQHGDGHSHIQALTIPNCVSYNPAYSYELAVIIHNGLNRMYGDVQENIYYYITTFNENYVMPAMPVGSEEGICKGIYKLKSIGKTQIKVQLLGSGSILQCVCKAALILLKTYNISSDIYSVTSFTELARNGQDCERWNLLHPTAKDKKIPYIAKIMNNFPAIAVTDYMKLFADQVRAYIPGISFRVLGTDGFGRSDSRKNLRNYFEINEFYIVIAALLELSKCNSFDETIVVDAMNQFNINVSKINPRLV
- a CDS encoding GMP reductase, with amino-acid sequence MRIEEDIKLGFKDVLIRPKRSILKSRLQVDLTRHFVFKNSGKTWSGIPLIAANMDTVGTFCMVKVLSSFHVLTAVHKYYSYTCWRNFIYSVSDTVLKYVIVSTGMSEEDFEKLKKILSLSSKLKYICIDVANGYTEQFVSFVKKVREHFPEKIICAGNVVTGEMVEELIVSGADIIKVGIGPGSVCTTRIKTAIGYPQLSAVIECSDAAHGLGGQIISDGGCIVSGDIAKAFGGGADFVMLGGMLAGHNECEGLVFEEDNKKYMIFYGMSSKPAMDRHIGGVAAYKALEGKVVKLLFRGSVDKTICDILGGLRSACTYVGASSLKELTKRTTFIKVSEQENKIFNDQEI
- the coaE gene encoding dephospho-CoA kinase (Dephospho-CoA kinase (CoaE) performs the final step in coenzyme A biosynthesis.); protein product: MTYIVALTGGIGSGKTTISNLFKNIGIQVVDTDTITRNILKYDQTIINKIIKKFGMQFLKTNGSINRKTLKNYIFSHKIKKLWLEKLLHPIIIKTMKKKLEQVTSPWCLCVIPLLIEMKLYRYVNRILLVDIPIQQQLQRTIKRDKINAIQAKLIISTQATRLERLLIADDIIDNTNTIDVVNSSIKRLNEHYLKLTKTRFNRLQQHTFYYESNKYIKTL
- the secA gene encoding preprotein translocase subunit SecA, with the translated sequence MIIKFFSKLFSNRNDRILEQVKKITEEINDLESKFTKFSDKQLRNQTDVFRSRLKEGYKLNDLLSESFAVVREASKRVFGMRHFDVQLLGGVVLHHRCIAEMRTGEGKTLTATLPVYLNALAGKGVHVVTMNDYLAQRDAKNNQILFNFLGLTVGVNISGMSHELKKRAYFSDITYGTNNEYGFDYLRDNMIYSKKDRVQRGLNFALVDEVDSILIDEARTPLIISRDSEDNSELYFKINKIVPKLIFQKQEDSDTFSGIGHFSVDEKQRQISLTERGLIEAEKWLVQENLIKSSELLYSSKHIMLMHHIIAALRAHNLFFKNIDYIVKNERVIIVDEHTGRTMQGKRWSDGLHQAIEAKEKVKIRSESQTLASITFQNYFRLYNKLSGMTGTAVTEAAEFSSIYDLDTVIIPTNCPMVRNDMPDLVYMTELEKIDAIIKDIEKCMKRNQPVLVGTTSIEKSELISKRLIKLGIKHNVLNANFHSREADIIAQAGKLQAVTIATNMAGRGTDIVLGGSLELDSIEKRTFNDKKIRYLKREWKKEHDLVLKSGGLHIIGTERHESRRIDNQLRGRSGRQGDVGSSRFYLSMEDSLLRIFSSDRIVKIMKVLGIKYGEAITHSFVTKAISSAQKKVESRNFDIRKQLLEYDDVANEQRCIIYHQRNCIINSNSISSVIKKIYDDVFTNVINKYVKKNLLKEQWKISELELCLYKDFNLVCPIAKWLNNDSTLYEEELTKKILQYVNRNYEEKKKVIGLNNIGKLEKSVMIETLDAFWKEHLSFLECLRQGIHLRGYAQKDPKQEYKRESFITFSAMLELLKYEVTSTLFKTHFINKDTMF